Genomic window (Arctopsyche grandis isolate Sample6627 chromosome 5, ASM5162203v2, whole genome shotgun sequence):
CAAGTTACGTGTGCAAGCTACTCGAATCGTGTCAACTCAATATAAGACAATTCGTTAGTTAATTCGCATATTACTATGAAAGTCAACTTTTTTTGAACAAGAACAACTTACGATATTGGAAACCTCTATATGGTAAGCATAATCCGAAATGGTCATTATCAAATACAAAACCACAGAATTTAAGAGATACGCCATGTAAGTCAACCGAGACAAAGGATACCAGCATTTGGCACCGAAAATCTTCGTAAACACACCTGGAAAcattcaaatcaaattttatttaatccgAACTACACTGTGACATATTTAAACAGACAAATATTGACCTCCATTCCTAGTTTCACAGATAATCAAAGCCCAGGAGATTCCAACAGCCCACAGAATCCTAGACAAACCCGTATAGGCAGCGCTATAGGCCAAACTGACGTCACGATCAGTGATTCCGAATAGAATGCACATATTCAGTAAGAACACCGCAAACCATATCAACCTTATAGATCGCTgtaattattgaatatatattttacataagcAAGATGTGTATAATATGCATGATTAGTATACTGATGTCTCACTATGCTGAGGGGAAGTGTCTTCTTCAAATGGTATACTAAATAAGCAGCGTAAACGCCGATGAGATATGCTCCAATTCTTACTATTGGGTTGCCGTAAAATGTTTCCATGTTTGTGAAGAATTCGTCTAAGCTGAAATCATGagtcaatttatttaatgaagtCGAACGAAGCCGATAGCTCTCAATTCAGTTTGGTTAAAAATAATCGTTTAGAAAACTTTGACAAagaaatttgacaaaaaatttTTATCTGGGGTCttgaaaatctaaaattgaaAAGGTATCGCACCACATAAAGAATCTCAAGGTCATATTttctcattaaaatatatttgcaaaAAAGCACTTTTGACCAAAGGTgaatattgaaatgtatatagaattatatatgatttaattatttatatatttataaatttatagattaataaataatttaaataaagtcaTAAGGCcacataatttttcaaaaaataaaaaaattatgattttagtaaatttaaaatttaaaatttatattaattattgatataaaattatatatcctTATGAGAAATTAATGTGGCGgtgcaatttattatattttaattattgaatatagTTTTTTATTCTTCCAGTTCATAGAAATCTCTTTCtcaaaaacataaaatgattcacaaactatatacatataggctTGAGAACTATTAGCCATATTTAATATAGGTCAAAATTTATAAAGAATAAACGCgtgaaacgcgttgtatacgataatttatctccaacgtaatggcagacgatatattaacgtatattgatgaccaaagtgagcaatatggtaaagtatgaaaacgatcggataagagataagagatataaaaaatgacgtcTTATGGTgcctacggactaaaccaacgacgattttgggccaactttttaaccagcagtagcgtacaaaatatcgaaataaaaattaaattttaaaattgaaattaaatatcaaaatcaagctaaagagcgagattgagctaaaattagatcatcgttgatgttttgaattacaacaatgttttgaattacgacgatacgcatttaaaaccagagaaatattataatttctctgcttacgagcgaaaaaaaatattgttaaagtcatcacgagatgttactgtatttccacgtggatgatcgataaaaaaaaaacaattcataaaaaaacgcggtgtcggaagtcggtgatttgtcaaagggttttttttctttcgtcgaaataaaattaataaccacacattatccgataaattttacctctgaaatgatttaattacttgatttatttcgacgagagaaacaattgaagaataaaaaaattcgtttgatgtgaccgacaacaccccgggttagcaaaaatcgttggatcacccatactaatacatgatatattctcagtaactgcgcattacggggaagtaaaaataataattctttgatgttttttcgatcttagtgcgtatcttcgtaagtcaaaacatcttcgacaaacaaaagtcgaggattacctgtatgtgattgttgatgatctaattttaggtcaatctcgaaaatttatttaaattgtccaTGTTCTGTTTAAactttcaatatataattttaattttattttaatgattataatttaattttgataattgaatttaattttaatataataataatagttttaattttgatatttaatttcaatttttaaatttaatttttatttcgatattttgtacgctactggttttaaaagttggcctgtgggccattcgttggcttggtgcgtacgcaccattaaacgaagaccatgtgaaacgtaaaggaggttagtaaaaaaaatactcatttACAAAGGAATAAAATTCGCTTCGTGAACAGAATATACAGTATAGCTGATGCTTCCGAAGAAGATGACCGTCATCAGACTTGCAGCAGTTTTAAAACACCTAAAAACATTCACATGtcattaaaacaataatttcaaTCAAACGTGACATAATTTGATACCACTTTTTAAACACACATTGTAGACAAAATTAGCAAAAAGCTAGTGATGACGAAATATTGCATATCGTTGCTTAGGTACCAGCTCCAAGACATGCACATTTCATTCTGGGGAGATAAATTGTTTATGTACAGAATATTTCGCCACCAGTATTTGGGACATGTCAAATCGTTCCTTTCGTTGTTCCAAAATGGGGTAGCTCTGTATCGCCACTTGAATATCACCGTGGTCACCCCCAATGTAATCATATACGATGGGGTCAATCTGTAAAgttaaaatcacaataaaataaaattgaccttttaattttcaattatataaatattataccttAAGAATCTTTTGAGAACAATGACACCAAATAGTTTCGCTCGTTCTAGTACATTGTGCTTTTTCGTCTTCGACTTGTTGTATTCAGCTTGAAAGAACGAAGAAGCTAATAAATACCCGCTGGAAagcattaattattatttaaaatctgcCATTGAGCCTGTtgacatgtacataaatgattCTGAGGCCCACAAATTGTGCGATTCGTCTTCcaactagtatatacatattacagtggcgtgccgtccatggatgctgtggatgctgcgcatcccttaaaatttacgtcaaaaatattttcataccgtttgttttctgaatttcttagttttatttctctttcatttatttttgattatgtgattatgatatatttatgtatacacatttttttatcggatccaaaattgacataaataaGCATCCCCGTTGAAAGGTTAAAGCCGACTGCGCGACCGGTGCTTGTTTCGCATCAAACTAGCATCGCCATGGATGCTGAAGCTCTCTACAAATCTTGtacgcatgcgcacaagtgagctgtccactcttgcgtatgcgcatgagtgagactctacagtcgtctcattcgtgcGACACTTGCTGAGTTGTGcccttttgaaattaaattaaatctccttttgcgtatTTATggaattaattcgctttttatgtatggactttcgcttgattcgttgatggatatttcgtacgttacgtcctaagttatttacttttattattttattataatttattacgtcctaaattattatttattatggccctaaatatagacagtcaataataattgcaattgtttaattaaaaatgtactaaaaagggCATTTGCTTCTCTGCCATATCATGAAAAAGAGAATATTGTTGAATCCAatacccacaccaatattgaatattcattcaaaaacgaaaacatatcaaagacattttaataaatatgaatctGACAAAGTTtcgaataataaaatgaaatttagaaaaataaactgatcgttttttggacagcatcctctggttgaaaagtcaccgcacgccactggtagaTATGTATGAAGCTTATTACTAATAagttattagtagaggtaggatagtcacagtgctatccattgttcggcaaacctttaacaatgcatttacaacctttgaacaatacacggccccctcaggctccggtgactagttattagtTAACGTATAATCAtctgaggggtcatgggttccAAATGAATTTgcaaccattatttgaatataatttcaaattatagtcAAATAATGGTTAGTTACATTAATTTAGTtactatttaaatacaattattatatcatttttacacaaattaatttttcatatcaGAAAATCTATCCAAAATACCATAACCTTGTAGCTTTAGTACAAAAATGCTCCTGTAATGCTTGAGATTAGATAATCACAAACTATGGAAACACACTTTTAGTGCGTTATACAATTTCAGTaccaaaagaataaataaaagtaataacaaCTAACCTTATGCAGAAGAACGTGTCAACTGAAAACTGCAACACAGTTACTATTTGCGCCCAAAAATTGTCCGATAAATGGAACATTTTCACCTGATTATCGTAGAAAGCTTTAAATGACGTAATCGAATGACCCAGAATTATAGAAAGCATCGAAAAAAACCTGCAAAAAGACAACTAACTTTATTGcatcatatttaataattatatatatgtttattttaatattactacTGCAAAAATTTGGCAATAGTGACGCATTCGCATGACAGGCTTTCCCAATGCACCTTGAAATTAAatcgaatatattttaaaaattgcttaACAACTACTGTGTAATAATTGTTAATGATTATAATAAAGAAGACTGAAAAGAAAAgttatgttgaaaaaaattcacctgCGGCACACTCTAAcactatataatttatttagttataaaatgatacaaatcaaaaaaatgtgcCCGCGTTGTTTTCCTTTCGTGGTTTCCCCGCTTGCCTTCTAAAGCAGAAATGATGGACTATGAAtaactaattaataaataagtggAGTTCGTGTGATACGATCAAGTCAGATAAAATCTGGATTGTCCTAATCATCCAGATTTTATCCTGTAACAAtaaaggcgcaaacacactAAATCGCACGACATgcacgtgctcgtggtttctagctgggaagggcgtttcttcTGATCAATGTTAATCCgtaaaatcttattatttcgataattttcttttaaatttacaattcctgtcaaacctatgtcaatatgaGGATAAAATGATCAAGTCAGATGAAATTGGAAGATCTGGACTGTTCTAATCATGCAGATCTTATCCTGTAACAAtaaaggcgcaaacacactAAATCGCACGACATgcacgtgctcgtggtttctatctgggaagggcgtttcttcaggtcaatgttaattcatacgatcttattatttcgaaaattttcttttacatTTACCGTCGTGTCAAACATATTtcaatctatatttatataaaattgaatgtatgttTGTCTGTCCTGTcctaaaccggtaaacggtaaatgatttttccttcAACCGGCATATCGGTATTTActggtaaatgaaaaaagtttttttcgactagataactgtatttttttgcatatacaAAACTATCTAACAAAAACACGTTCCACGTACAATTCTGTGTGTCTACCTTAAGAGAGCTGGACCCCAGTGCCttatccatacaaacgtattagggccgggccgcaccgtgcaattttgtcggccgactagtcacgcgacacgaaaaaatgtatgtaaatgtgtgcgacaaacaagttgacgggtgcggcacgtcccatctacctgccttcattggtctggtcgccctcaaccaagttgttcgcgagttgagtggtgcggcccggcccttagacttctccctttctCAATTATtgcactaaagaaattattttttaatatgctatgaatatccaccatgtttctatttttttgattaatcaaaaaatcaaaaatttaaggagaagtctaatacgtttgcatggacaaggcgctggggtccagccctcttagggccgggccgcaccgtgcaactttgtcggccgacttgttgcgtgacacgaaaaaatgtatggaaatgtgtgcgacaaacaagttgacgagtgcggcatgtcccatctacctgcatgcattggtctggtcgccctcaaccaagttgttcgcgggttgagcggtgcggcccggcccttaaggtgcagacacacaaaATTGTACGTGGAACGTGTTTTTGTTAGTTGGTTTTGcatgagcaaaaaaaaattttggcaTGCTTAGTCTGTGCCGCCACGATCTTTCCAAAACGCCTTatagtattttcggtgatattttacgccaccaagagaaatgtttttacatgtatttaaaaatattttttacatttctccgGTGCCACCCCTGATAGTTATGTAGAATGCATGCGATcaccatgacacttttaaaaactgtcaaactacgaagttaattgaaaaatatgttacttaaatgattaattggcttataaatatgtatcccatggtgtttattgtgtgtttttgaatgcatagtgcaatttttaatgatgcacttgcccatcttgcgagtaatataagcagacagataagtttttatcggacatacgtcgagcaccaagcatcaaatacgactgatgctaaaattatttaggaatgtctgtggacaatcctcacttgacaacaatataacgcctaaagccacttctattattataacatttctctgccttCACTCCATTAACATTTCATTCCagtctttttatttaattttttaattattaatatttattcagaataaatatacattttatgtacatatgtgtgttgtgTATAAGTATGTGAATATATGTGtacttattaatatttattcgcctaaagccacttctattattataacatttatctggtatggaagtcaaattttcattaaaataatttaaaaaaagtcttACTTAATACCATGTATAATCGATATCGAATTCTGTCGAGGTTTcttattaaaaatgattttattagtTTCGCAGACactaaaacattttataattttaaatcccAGTCCTTCATCTATCTGTGCATGATTTTTACCATTCTTCGTATGGCCGTTAGCATCTGAAACATCCATTTATATTAATGTTAACACTTGCGTAAATGTGCGTTTACGATGGCTGTGAACCAACATTGAATGTTGACATCGCAGTCCAAGTGTTACACAAAACTATACTTCCGCGCTGTCAACTTTCCGTGTCACGGTCACGACCATCGAAAACGGGTCAGAGGCCAACATGCTTGATTACTTTCGACACTTTCATTACCTTTACTAATCACAATATACGGTTTTCGCGATTCCACCATCGGTCGATAGTACTTAACATCCAAAATCGTCGCCGTTATGCACATTATTACTGCACCGATgataattattctaaaaatatgcaaaaaatatacacaaacaattTCAAATACTCACGCGATAAAAATGGTTGCACAACTCACCCCATGGTTATAGTATTGAGTTCCCACAGCCATGAATAATCATCGACTAGTTTTTTGACTTCCTCCATTTGAAACGAGGTATTGTATAAGTTCTGGTGTGCGAACATTTTCGAATCGAAATATTTTTGCAAAAGCACTGTCAGCTCGGCCTCCTCGCAAGATTTCGGCAAACACAAGCCCAACGTCATCCTGAACTATGTAcattcgaaattaaatatttatgagtGGAAAATACATATCTTAGTATGCTTAgattaaaggtctgaccgcactatgcgtcaaacgaacggtccgacacttcacaacagtgtgcgacaataccgcacttgaacgacagcgatgatCGTTCGGTACCTCTGAGCAAGATGGATGAAatggacgctattatagtatctttgatatgcgaggaagaagaacaatcgagaaaaaccaaaagattatggctacatgctatttcaaagtcacgatatgaagaaggagaataattgtcgtaAGGtaacccccactcaacgacacttgcATCACGTcgcgaacgacaccttgcgtcaaagttggtcggaaagtcaactttgacgcacggtgtcgttctacgtcatgcgactatCGCGCACTGCATTATGTCTCATTCAATCTcacacaaacaatatttggtcgcgtactgttgtgaagtgtccgatcgttcggttgtcgcatattgcggtcagaccttaatacAGTTCAAGTTTTTTTcaagcttaaccctttgaatgttgACCAACGCCATGTtaagtccatgggcctgcaaaacgccgacaggcgttgtatattgagcatgtacaaagtaaacaagaatactacctgctaagcctttaaaggCAGCATTGAACGTGGGTCGTGTAATctatgtcattcatttgtcaacgtttataaagactcgttcACACCggaatttatgaatttaaaaccatagcagaattacccgatggaaatctctaactgctgggtgttttagattgtggcttggaatttagattgtgagcattacattttaacaacaatgaagaagatggaactagtttcttaattttaatttctgacaaaacaattaaatttcaaactACGATTAAGACTTAACTATATGCCACTCCGGGTATCCCTCTTATTCCCTAATCCACCAACACAACCCTCACTTTTATTGGCATAACCTATGCATTAGGCCACGGTTCCACGTGATAGACCAATGATTTTGCCCGGGATGGACCTTCTGTCGCCTTACAACTTTTCAGCTAGCACTTTACCACAAATGAAGTCGACCATTGTCGGTTCTGGTTCGCCGATATAtccaatttttttcttaatacacacttttattttttttccattaaagTAACATCAATCTGACTACAAtcaagcttgaaagtgaatagaGCGTCCTTTTGTGTTggaattttgactgattttcttatttcttatttagccatatctttttcttttcctttatATTTCTTATTTTCTTCATCTTTAGAATTCTTCGAATGACTATGAGATCCTTTACTAACCTTGACCATCGGGCGGTTTACCTTTATTTGAAGGCGGTATGTCTCCGTAATCCCAAGGCCTTCTTCTGTGCAAACCACCGCTGTCCACACCTCGATTACCCGTGTCCACACCTCCATCACCCATATCCACaccgtcctcttcattattggagACATCTCTTCCGTCTAGTTTGCGATTGTGATGAACACTAATTGTTCATCCTAACTAAATCAGTGGATGGTGATCGACCTTCCGTGTCCGATGGCACTGAAGAATAGTCCAAAAGAGTCCGAGACGGCAATGCTGGAGACTGTAGGGGGTCATCACCATCTGACATATTTGGTGTTCCATCAGCCCCACTTGAACCGGAATCAATgaatctctcgtgaagcccggtCTTGCATAAATCGTTGCTGCGCTTCCTCACGATCCCTCATCTCTTGATCTTCTTTTTCCCTCCGCAGACTCTGTTCGAAGTTAACCTGAATCAAAACACGTGGTTTAGACGTTTCATCGCGTTCCcctttttgattttttcaaattcttcATTGGGATTCTCAAGTTCTGAactaaaaactttattttttaattcttcccCTTTTCTCATTCTCCATCCTTCAACTCCGAATCAGTTTTCCTTACTCTTTCCGCAACTCGCCTTTGTAATTATGTCCAATTACATTTTAGCTTACGAATGGTACCGATACTGTTAGATGGGGCGCTCCTCCTCTGCTTATGCTCACGACACTCTCAGACGAGCTGTCCTTGTTCGTCCCTCTCCTCCCGGAAGAACTCCTCCCGCAATACGCTTTTAAGTAAATCCTACAGAAGTATGTGATGTGAAGTATAAACCCTTCACCAGCCGTCTTCCGTACAGCATATTCTGTATGCTCCACCGAATAATCGTCGTTTCCATTGAAAGGGAGACATCGTTTAACCAATCCTGGAAGGTCAGCTTGGCCTGGTTGGTGACGGCTTCCTTTGCTGCCTCCTCTACCGCCCTCTTCTTCCCATGGGCCGCCATCTTGTTCCACAACATGATTGAACTCGGTGGCACGTGGTCCTCAAACTGCCGCTTCACTATCcaggaccacggttgggatgtggcggttgaggtgaagaccaaacacgtgcgtttttcagtcatgttgtttattataaCGATACAGGCGGTGGCTTGACGGCTGACCGCTAGGAGTGCAAGTCTAACTGTTACAGacgtttacatatgtacctgccCCTTTCATCCCCCACCCCACAATCAGTcatcatgtgtgtgtgtgtgttgtctCAACTATTATGTAGGAGCTATCTTGTCAGAACTTAACATATATGCATTTTGCCGTAGCTGTTATGTTGTTTTTTGGAACTCTTCAATCAAcgttattatatgtttttacggattattttatcgtttttcaattattttcgtTATTTCTATAATTATCGTTATTTTCAGGCTATTCTTGTATCTAATTGAACTTATGCACTTTTtgcatttttcaatatttttgcacGAGGTGTAtaatgagtagtcaccggagtctgagggggccgtgtattgttcaaaggttgtaaatgcattgttaaaggtttgccgaacaatggatagcactgtgactatcctacctctaataatgagtaagggccggataaccaaggtgccgtcttgaaaaaaacggacccagagggtgctgtgtattgttgattgcattgttaaaggttcgccgaacgttttttttttttggactctagctttgtaaatagaactaaaccgccccgattcctagaaaaagcactgtgactatccggtgtctaataATGAGTGAGAAAAAGTTGTGGAGCTTTGATTCAGGGTGCCACATTCAGTAATTAAGTTTCGGCGAGAAATTTTGTATCCAAATAAAagtaagaaataataatttggtTTACATACCTCGTCTGGAGTGTGGGTGATGATTTGTATGTCAGAATGATGTTGGAAGTAAGCGACAAAGTATGCTGTCGGAAATGGCGGTAAGTCTTGGATTGTCTCAATAGTTCTGGGGCCCAGAGGACTTATAGCAACGTTCGTGTAGCTTTGTGTAGCTTCACATTGTCTTCGACTACCCAACCAGAAAGTCCCACCCCAATGCAGACCACCTTTTGGCATCCCTGACGCATCTACCACtgtgtttaaaaaatacatcatatttATTTGTCTGACATATATGTAAGACTTTCATATACGAAATTTCggataaaatatgaattattactTCCGGTtagcaaaataatattaaatacgtatttatttttaattacttcttACTTTTGATAATCCATCTATTTCTGTTGACGATGGCTACGGCCATTTTGGCCAGATCTCTTCCACATGAGGTTGATACGCTTTCAGATGCAGAGGCTGTAGCGATCAAGCCGTAGAATGGCGAATGGCTTATTAACTGATCGTCTATTGTGCTATTAAGACCATCATCGCCCGCTACTATTGTCAGCCCCAACAATACTATCAGCAGCCACATCTCCTTCAAGAGATACTCTCTATTACCAACTTTTCCCCTTTCAAATCCTGCATAATTATTACGTTAGTCAATCTAAAATATATTCAGTGTTACTAAAACTTTTGAGAATTGAAACAATAACTATCCAGTCATATCCAAATCATGTCACACCGGTGATATGTCCACAAGACCGAAATAGTCAGATCAgagtttcaatatttttaatgttaaataagTACTCCAGCCCATAAATGGAAAATTAcggaataaatatatatacatatgtataaaaatatgtatgtatacatatttatatacatattactacTTTCATTACTTTCATTTTGTAACAATAACCTCAAACTATATAAAAACACATCATTGACAAAcagattttgttatattttgaaaacaaaccTGCAACTTAATTATacattactagctgtattacccggcttcgctcggtatttgtacataatataaacatgactaatctaatagtaaacaatttatttaaaaaaaaattaaaaagtatataaaaatagcccGTAGTAgcccgtctagggctacgccctctGCGCCCTCCTGATcgtttgccgtctagggctacgccctctGCGCCCTCCAAAATCGAATcggtgcctatgaatcgaaaaaaaaaatcgaatcatttgttcgatgacgtcacggatctgCGATCGAACGAACgatggatacatacatacatacatacaaacaaagtctctttccaaattatacattagattaaataaaaaacaaaaactttTGGAAATGACGGAATTACGAAATTAAGACATTTTTCAtggaattttatatgtaattttttaaatataaatcaccTGCGGCATAATCGTAtagtttgtatttatgtaaaaaaaatcctacagccccccccccccactatactaaattaaaaatcatttttgattgGGGGTGGCAAACTCAAGGAACGCGCCCCAGGT
Coding sequences:
- the LOC143911678 gene encoding nose resistant to fluoxetine protein 6-like, with protein sequence MWLLIVLLGLTIVAGDDGLNSTIDDQLISHSPFYGLIATASASESVSTSCGRDLAKMAVAIVNRNRWIIKMVDASGMPKGGLHWGGTFWLGSRRQCEATQSYTNVAISPLGPRTIETIQDLPPFPTAYFVAYFQHHSDIQIITHTPDEFRMTLGLCLPKSCEEAELTVLLQKYFDSKMFAHQNLYNTSFQMEEVKKLVDDYSWLWELNTITMGIIIIGAVIMCITATILDVKYYRPMVESRKPYIVISKDANGHTKNGKNHAQIDEGLGFKIIKCFSVCETNKIIFNKKPRQNSISIIHGIKFFSMLSIILGHSITSFKAFYDNQVKMFHLSDNFWAQIVTVLQFSVDTFFCISGYLLASSFFQAEYNKSKTKKHNVLERAKLFGVIVLKRFLRLTPSYMITLGVTTVIFKWRYRATPFWNNERNDLTCPKYWWRNILYINNLSPQNEMCMSWSWYLSNDMQYFVITSFLLILSTMCFKTAASLMTVIFFGSISYTVYSVHEANFIPFLDEFFTNMETFYGNPIVRIGAYLIGVYAAYLVYHLKKTLPLSIRSIRLIWFAVFLLNMCILFGITDRDVSLAYSAAYTGLSRILWAVGISWALIICETRNGGVFTKIFGAKCWYPLSRLTYMAYLLNSVVLYLIMTISDYAYHIEVSNILFMGPALMVLSFAASYIFTILFESPSIALNKILFDYLKTSKETNTDNPNDSKSGKMPYEIVAKT